The Microbacterium sp. W4I20 genome segment CCCGGCGAAGACGTCCGGCGGGCTGCTGTTCGAGCCGAAGTGGGACGGCTTCCGCGGACTCATCGCGTGGGACGGCGAGACGGTCGAGATCGGTTCCCGCGGCGCGAAGCCGCTCACCCGCTACTTCCCCGAGTTGGTCGAGGCGATTCCCGAGCTGCTGCCGGGCCCGTGCCTCCTCGACGGCGAGATCGTGGTCGCGACCGGGCCCGAAGGCGCGCAGCGCCTCGACTGGGAGGCACTCAGCCAGCGCATCCACCCGGCGGCTTCACGCGTCGCCAAGCTCGCGGCGGAGACACCGGCCATGTTCATCGCGTTCGACCTGCTCGCCGACGGCGACGACGACCTGCTCTCGGAGTCGTTCGAGACCCGGCGCGCCCGGCTCGAGTCGGTGATGGAGGGTGTCGAACACCCCTTGCACATCACCCGCACCACCAGGGATCGCGATGCGGCGGTCCGGTGGCTCGCGGAGTTCGAGGGCGCGGGTCTCGACGGCGTGGTCGCGAAGCCGCTCGACCAGCCGTACGCGCCCGGCAAGCGCACCCTGTTCAAGATCAAGCATGCCCGCACCGCCGACGTCGTCGCGCTCGGCTACCGCATCCACAAGTCCGGTTCCGGGGTGGGCTCGTTGCTCGTGGGGCTCTACGACGACGACGGGACTCTGCGCCAGGTCGGCGGGGTCGCGGCGTGGAGTGACGTGATGCGCCAGCGACTCGTCGAGGAACTCGCACCGCTCGTGGAGCGCGACGAGAGCGGTGGCGCCGTGACCGGCGAGAGCGAGCGGTCGCGATTCGCCGGATCGAAGGACACCTCGTTCGTGCGGCTGCGGCCCGAGCGCGTGCTCGAGGTCCGGTACGACCAGCTCGAGGGCGATCGGTTCCGACACACCGTGCAGTTCGATCGATGGCGTCCCGACCGCGACGCCCGCTCGTGCACGTACGACCAGCTCGACACCGTCGCCGGCTACGACCTCGCCGACGTCTTGGCGTAAGGGGCCTCAGTCGTCGACGGCGTTGCCGTCGGCATCCCAGTTCTCGGCGACCTTCTTGCTCGGCTGAACGCGCGGCGGCTCCCCCGGCATCTTCGGGAACTCGGGCGGGAACGGCAGCTCCCCCAGGCCGTTCTCCTTGT includes the following:
- a CDS encoding ATP-dependent DNA ligase, with amino-acid sequence MRYDIPAPMLAKATPSVPDPAKTSGGLLFEPKWDGFRGLIAWDGETVEIGSRGAKPLTRYFPELVEAIPELLPGPCLLDGEIVVATGPEGAQRLDWEALSQRIHPAASRVAKLAAETPAMFIAFDLLADGDDDLLSESFETRRARLESVMEGVEHPLHITRTTRDRDAAVRWLAEFEGAGLDGVVAKPLDQPYAPGKRTLFKIKHARTADVVALGYRIHKSGSGVGSLLVGLYDDDGTLRQVGGVAAWSDVMRQRLVEELAPLVERDESGGAVTGESERSRFAGSKDTSFVRLRPERVLEVRYDQLEGDRFRHTVQFDRWRPDRDARSCTYDQLDTVAGYDLADVLA